Genomic segment of Amblyraja radiata isolate CabotCenter1 unplaced genomic scaffold, sAmbRad1.1.pri scaffold_1088_ctg1, whole genome shotgun sequence:
TCTCAACACTCTGATCTTCAATGTGGCTCCCTTGTCAGTATCGAATCTTCTCcgcggattgtcaccttgtcgtggtggagaggcttgtgtggtcctgagattctGAGAGTGattctcctggtagggccactcatggcggtaaggtcgaggggggcggggggggggaggtctctgacaaagtgcaacccaaccaagacctcaacggcggaacaggcggaggacgatggctgagttTACAAAGGCCacaaaggcggatgaaggctgcagcagaaaacggTGTCTGGACGTCTTGGACtctatgccactggatcctgacccagatctgtcaaggactccACGTGggatggctgtctgtgcaccagtctccccacgttaaacaaagtcacgcatagGTGTCCCccaacccatggtcagccaccaCCGAAGGGGGCCGAAgaagaattgagtatagaagttgggaggtcatgttgcagttgtataagacgttggtgagaccgcatttagaagaaGTCtgaatttagtctgaagaaaggtttcggcccgaaacgttgcctatttccttcgctccatagatgctgctgcacccgctgagtttctccagcacttttgtgtaccgcatttagaatatcgtGTTCAGATCTGGGCACCGTACTACagtaaagatattgtcaagcttgaaagttgggagttagatgtggcccttgtggttaaagggatcagggggtatggagagaaggcagggatgggatactgagttggatgatcagccatgatcatattgaatggcggtgcaggctcgaagggccgaatggcctctactactgcacctagtttctatgtttctctgaaagggttcggagaagatttgcgaggatgttgccgggactcgggcctgagctacagggagaggttgaacaggctgggtctctattccctggagcgcaggaggatgaggggcacaaaatcatgagaggaatagatcgggcagagtctcttgcccagagtaggggaatcgaggaccagaggacataggtttaaggtgaaggggaaagatttaataagaatctgaggggtaatattttcacacagagggtggtgtgtgtatggaacgagctgccggaggaggtcgttgaggctgggactatcccaacgtttaagaaacagttagacaggtacatggacaggcaggtttggtgggatatggaccaaacacgggcaggtgggactagtgtagctgggacatgttggctggtgtgggcgagttgggccgaagggggcccgaaagggagtgcagagaaggttcaccagactgattcctgggatgtcaggactgtcttatgaagaaagactggatagacttggtttatactctctagaatttaggagagtgagaggggatcttatagaaacttacaaaatacttaaggggttggacaggctagatgcaggaagattgctcccgatgttggggaagtccaggacaaggggtcacagcttaaggataaggaggaaatcctttaaaaccgagatgagaagaacttttttcacacagagagtggtgaatctctggaactccctgccacagagggtagtcgaggccagttcattggctatatttaagagggagttagatgtggcccttgtggctaaggggatcagagggtatggagagaaggcaggtacaggatactgagttggatgatcagccatgatcatattgaatggcggtgcagactaaagggccgaatggcctactcctgcacctaatttctatgtttctatgtatctccaGTCAAGTCACTGCACAGTGACATTATTTTCGCAAAGCTCACACATGCACGATTCTGGCAACATTTACAAAACAGTCAAAGGTTCGGTCCAGGCACAtgatgtactggagcagctcccgatctaggcaagccccaggctgccacGGGGCCTCCTCTGTCACCCTCGACTAGCTCAGCCCACGGACTAACATCGCCCAGTCGAGATCGGCCGACTCACCCACATTttcgaggggtggagggggacaaTTTCAAGTGAGGCTCCATAAGGCTctatcaggctgcatttggaatactgcgagcaaatctgggccccatatcacaggaaggatgttgccggctcgatgtttccactagtgggagagtctagagtctaggacatagaaacatagaaattaggtgcaggagtaggccattcggcccttcgagcctgcaccgccattcaatatgatcatggctgatcatccaactcagtatcctgtacctgccttctctccatacccactgatccccttagccacaagggccacatctaactccctcttaaatatagccaatgaactggcctagactaccctctgtggcagggagttccagagattcaccactctctgtgtgaaaaaagttcttctcatctcggttttaaaggatttcccccttatcctttaaaaggaccagagggcacagcctcagaattaaagggcgctcttttagaaaggagttgaggggAAACTTCATTAATCTgtcgaactcattgccacagagggctgtggatattcttaaggcagaagtagacaaattcttgattagtgtttaagaaggaactgtgcagatgctggaaaatcgaagggagacaaaaatgctggaggaactcagcgggtgaggcagcatctatggagcgaaggaaataggcgacgttcctTGATTAGAAcgcgtgtcgagggttatggggagaaggcaggaaaatgggattgggattgggattgggaggcaacatcgccaaactcagaccctctctcacaccgcctgctgctgaaagactcatccatgccttcatctcctcccgactggactattgcaactcacttctccttggcatcagctccacctacatcaaccgactccaactggtccagaacgcagccgcccgactcattacacacaccaaatcctggcatcacatcactccagtcctcaaaaaacttcactggcttcccatctcccaccggatcacctacaaaatcctggtcctcacctacaaagccctccaccatctggcccccccatatctcactgacctcctctccccctaccaaccctcacggtccctcagatccacatcagccggtctcctctccatccacaagtccaaccgccgcagctttggggacagagccttctccagggcagctcccaggctctggaactccctcccccaaccgatccgcaattccgtgtccctcaccatcttccagtcccgcctcaagacccatctcttcacctctgcctatccttagccccacgtccccctcccttttcatctgtgcattaattgcctcatattgtgttttgtattgaattctgtctttactttgtgtactagtcatgtctctactatttatttcattccccttacatgtttttcctctacctgctaaatttttgtaaggtgtccttgagactcttgaaaggcgcccataaataaaatttattattattattattagagatcagccatgaatggttaaatggtggagtagactcgatgggccgaatggcctaattctactcctataacttgtgaagtgCACTCTCGTAATGTTAAAGGAGGCGCCAGACCCCCAGCTGCTGGAATATCGGTGATGGACCTGTATTTTTAAGACCAATACCTAGATAAATATCCGATAagcaggagggagagaggtgataTTGTGCTAATGGCTCCTACTCTATCTAGCCTTGTGCTCTATTGAAGATAACCTGCCCCCAAGTGGCACATTGCAGTATTGCGACCCACTGCCTGATATTTTGATAGTCGGAGCTAAATGCATGTACTGtagttgagaaggaactgcagatgccagtttaaatcgaaggtagacacaaaatgctggagtaactcggcgggtctgtcagcatctctggagcaaaaggaacaaggtggcgttttgggtcgagaccccttcttcagtttagtttattagttgggagatacagcgtggaaacaggcccttcggcccactgagtccgtgctgaccagcgatccccgcacactaatactatcctagcacccactagggacaagttacaattttaccgaagccaattaacctacaacatataagattgttaagggtttggacaggctagaggcaggaaacatgttcccgatgttgggggagtccagaaccagggccacacacacagtttaagaataaggggtaagccatttagaacggagacgaggaaacacttgttctcacagaaagttgcgagtctgtggaattctctgcctcagggggcggtggaggccggttctctggatgctttcaagagagagctagatagggctcttaaagatagcggagtcaggggatatggggtgaaaaggcaggaacggggtactgattggggatgatcagccatgaaaggtttcggcccgaaacgttgcctattttcttcgctccatagatgctgctgcacccgctgaatttctccagcatttttgtgtaccatcagccatgatcacattgaatggcggtgctggctcgaagggccgaagggcctactcctgtacctattgtctttggagtgtgggaggaaaccggagctccaggagaaaacccacgcaggtcacggggagaacgtacaaactccgtacagacagcacccgtggtcgggatcgaaccagtctctggcgctgtgaggcagcaactgtagtgCCATGTATATCTGTTGTACCTACGTATGATTCAATCTGCCTGAACAACAAAGTAATTTTCCATGAGTCATGATGCACGTGACGAGCAGCGTTAAGGAGAGAGACTTATTGACTGGAAAGATGATTCATAAATTGGCTCATTGACAGGCCTGCAGGGAAGTAATTTGATCACTCggggagaaacaaggaattgcagatgctgctttaccaaagtCCCTTCAGATTGCAACCTTCGGTCTATTCGTGAGCTGTAGATGATGCCAGTGAaaggttgttaagggtttggacacgctagaggcaggagacatgttcccgatgttgggggagtccagaaccagggggccacacacacacagtttaagaataaggagcaagccatttagaacggagacgaggaaacactttttctcacacagagagttgtgagtctgtggaattctctgcctcagagggcggttttctagatgctttcaagagagagctagatagggctcttaataataggggatatggggagaaaaggcaggaacggggcactgattggggatgatcagtcatgatcgcattgaatggcggtgctggctcgaagggccgagtggcctactcctgcacctgttgtctataggTAGacgaaattgctggagaaactcagcaggtgcggcagcatctatggagcgaaggaaataggcaacgcttcggcccgaaacgttgcctatttccttcgctccatagatgctgccgcacccgctgagtttctccagcaattttgtctaccatcgattcaccagcatctgcagtttctcctcgAATCCGTTGTctagagtgtgtgtaggatagtgttattgtgcagggtgatccctggtctgcgcggactctgtgagcctaaagggcctgtttgaaCACCATCTCTCAACCAAACTAAACCGTAGTTCATTGTttctgcgggagggggggggagaggatgaaaTCGACCCCAACACCACAACCAAACCCTCAGCCTTCAGATATCGGCGAGATCAAGAAGAGTAAATAAGCCACGGGTAAAAGTAAATACATCACCGCATTTTATTTGACAATTCTAACAAAGAACTCAACACTAGCAATAGGATCAGCAGTCTACAGTTACAGTAGACGGGTGGAGGCCACAGGGAAGTGGCAGCCACACGCCCCGCTCCAGCACGGACAATCCCAGACTGGCCTCCGGGTGTCACGGGAAGTGGTTTATTGCGCACACTGGCCGGGACACCAGGAGGCCAGTCGCAGAGAGTCACGGCTCGTCCTTGCGAGACTACTGCCTCTTCAGTGTTGCTTTCTCCGGAATGAACAgcctgtggaggggggggggggggggagagagagagagagagacatcatTAACAAGccattcggtccactgagtccgcgctaaaCAGCGATCATCCCCACAcacatccaggacaaggggtcacagtttaaggataagggggaaatcttttaggaccgaaatgagaaaaacattttccacacagggagtggtgaatctgtggaattctctgccacagaaggtagttgaggccacagttcattggctatatttacgagggagttagatgtggcccttgtggctaaagggatcagggggtatggagagaaggcaggtacaggataccgagttggatgatcagccatgatcatattgaatggcggtgcaggctcgaagggccgaatggcctactcctgcacctattttctatgtttctattatatgagcgtttgacggcactgggcctgtgctcactggcgtttagaaggatgtgggggggggtggtgacgaataaacttgacttgacaggcagcatctctgcacctgtgggtcaggcaacatctctgcattaacacaatcctacacacacacacttgggacaaattacaattttaccaaatccaattggcctacaaaccggcacgtcctttggggtgtgggaggaaaccagcccgaactcgacccgaaacgtcacccatcccatgctctccagagacgctgcctgacccgctgagttactccagcgctttgtgttcttTTATTTTGTTGAAAGCCAGCACCTGAACTTCCTTGCTTGTACACAACTGCGCTGCACAGCAGAGCACAGGCCGATTCCCAGCTAGCCAGTGACCAGggtgggagtggggaatagacgcaaaacgctggagtaactcaccctggggagaaggaatgggtcgaaacccgaaacaccacccgttctttcccgccagagatgctgcctctcccgccgagttactccggcattttgtgcttatctccGTCCGGTGTGAGCcgccacctgcagttccttcccacagtggggggggggggtctccacACTCACCTTCTGTTAGCCTCGCCTTCCCTCCTGTGGGCTGACAGAGAACGGTGGAGCATCCGACACACAGCACGACCGTCTGCGCGTGGCTGAACACAGTGGTGATCTTGTAGCAGCCTGGAGGGACAGCAACACCAGTGGTCAGTCAGGGGCAGAGCCAGAGGGGGCAACACAACACAGCCTCCTCTCAGTCAGGCAGCCTGGAAATATGCCCCTTGGCACagcttgttcatgctgaccaacatgcctcacaGACCAggcagggagagacagacagggagagagagagagagagacagacagggagagagagagagacagggagagagagagacagggagggcaACACAAAGCCTCCTCTCAGTCAGACTGCCTGGAAATatgcttctcctcccccctctcccccccatcaacTTGTTCCTGCTGACCAACATGGCTCACAGACGAGGCagaggggaggcggggagagggggagagagggagggggggggagagggagggggggggagagagggggggggagagagaggggggggggagagaggggggggggggagggggggggggaagagagggggggggagagaggggggggggagagaggggggggggaagagagggggggggggaagagaggggggggggaagagaggggggggggaagagagggggggggggaagagaggggggggggaagagaggggggggggaagagaggggggggggaagagaggggggggagagggaggcagggaGACGCACAGACAGACTgggagacaggcagacagacagacacacaggcaaTCCAACTTCACTTGTGAACGTTGAGACATGTTTTCCCCGGTGCCCACTCTAACACCACAGGTAAGATACGCACCTGGACACTTAACATCCATGAAGTAGGAGTTTGGGCTCTGCACCAAACGCTTCTTCTTGTGTTTACGCTTCTCCTCCTCCGGACTCGGGTGCAACAAATCTTTTGCCAGCTGTGGACACAAGCAACAAGGTGAACCTCAGGCATAGGCTCCTCTGGACAGCCCCCCACGGGCACCAGTCGAGGGTGTCAGTCCCCTTGCCAggccaggcggcacggtggcacagtggtagagctacggcactacagcgccagagacccgggttcaatcctgactacgggtgctgtctgcacagagtttgtacgttctccccgtgacctgcatggggtttctctgagatcttcatgttcttcccgcactccacagacgtacaggtttgcaggctaattggctcggtgtgaaagaaaaattgtccctagtgtgtaggacagtgctagtgtgccgGAATCGCTGGattgtgccgactcggtgggccgaagggcctttttccacgctggtagacaaaagtgctggagaaactcagcgggtgcagcagcatctatggagcgaaggaaataggcaacgtttcgtcccgaaacattgcctatttccttcgctccatagatgctgctgcacccgctgagtttctccagcagttgtgtctaccttcgccacatttgtttccacgctgcatctctaaactaaactgaacccgtCCGCACCATTCCTTGTCCCAGCTAAGCCGAGCCCCGCTGCTCGCTGATGTGTGTGAACGACCTTGTATTCTTAATGCCTCCTTGCACAGGTCGCACCTCAGCATATCACACCCTGCTCACGGAAAGGGGAGCAAGGTCCGCCTTTATCACCAAAGCTGACATCAACACGAGCAATAAAATGCTGGGGACGTGGGGAACTGTAGGCGCTGGAATCTTTCACAAgacacgcaaagtgctggaggaactcggcgggtcaggcagcatctgtggaggactttCCTCGGGTGTCAGAAGATGGATCCTGGCCTGAAACGCCAGCTTTCCATTCCCACTgtgtttttaataaaatgttgGCCGGGGCACACTGCTCTTTGAAAGTCTATTAAAAcaagagtaggccactcggcccatcaacgtggtcatggctgatctgccccaggTCTTGTATCCTCTTcagttaaggtagacaaaaatgctggagaaactcagcggatgaggtagcttcccgccccccccccccctcacatcaatctgaggaagggtctcgacccgaaacgttgcctatttccttcgctccatagatgctgcctcacccgctgagttcctccagcatttttgcctacctccgattttctagcacctgcagttccttcttaaacactcctcttctgtaggaactgcaggtgctgctttataccgacgatagacacaataaATACAGCTAGGTGTTTGTGAAATTCGCATCAGGCTGATAGATTAAACTAAGCCGTTCGTTAAAtcctaggaatagaattaggccattcggcccatcaactctactcaaccgcattctcctgccttctccccataacgcctgacgtccgtactaatcacgaatctatctatatctgccttaaaagtaaccattgatggcctccacaggcttctgtggcaaagaattccatgcttggactaaagaaattcctcctgatctcctgcctaaaggaatgtcctttaattctgaggctgtgccctctggtattagattctcccactggtggaaacatcctctccacgtccactctatccaaggcgGCAGCCAAAGTGTTAAAAGCCACTGTTTAAAGTCGACAGCGAATTGCTAAAATGAAACTGCAACTTCAGGGGCTACATAGAAAGCATCCCGGGGAATTTTGAGATCAATCTTTAACGGAAAGTAGTTCGGGGAAATCAAGTCTTAAGTGCTTGAGCAAGCCACACAAAGTTCAACTTCTCGCTGTGTTTATTATGGCTACAGGCCATGTTGTCACGAGGTAAAGAACCcaaacagatgctggaaacttaacTATCGGGGGCTGATTAACCTCTTGAAAAATAGATATTTTACTGATATTGGCCACatttccctcccacccccccagctCACTCTGTGAACCTCCTCTTTAAATCTGCTTTGCAAAATACAATGCGCTTTTCCCAAttcagcagtgctgaactactatctacctctttggtgaccctcagactatcctttctttaagaagggactgcagatgctggaaaaaaaaaatcgaaggtagacaaaaatgctggagaaactcagcgggtgaggcagcatctatggagcgaaggaataggtgacgtttcgggtcggcatccgacccgaaacgtcacctattccttcgctccatagatgctgcctcacccgctgagtttctccagcatttttgtccacctcggactatccttgatcggaatttggcagctttaccttccactaaactttattcccttatcatgtatctgtacactgtaaatggctcgattgtaatcgtgtaatgCCTTTCTGCCGACAAAAGCTCTTtgttctacctcggtacacgtgacaataaacgaaacggtAAACAATCCCTTCCCCAGGTAACCTccctccccagtctgaagaagggtctcgacccgagacgtcacccattccttcgctccatagatactgcctgccgagtttctccagcatttttgtctacaattaTATTTGCAAATTTAGCAATTTTATCGATGCAAATTTCCAGTCCAAGATAATCCCCAATTTAAATCCCAATAAAGGTTTGCCACCTTTATTCGGATTTAATTTGCGAATTAAGGCAGTCACCTTTATTCCGAATTAGTAGCGTGCTTTGcagccccccccccttctcacatGCATTCTCACCTTCCCCCATCCCACCTGTCTCTCGGAATCTCCCTTTTAAATCCCCTTGCCCAAAGCACATTGCCACCCTCACCATCCCAGGTCGCTCGGTGAAGCTCCCCTTTAAATCTGCTTTGCACCCCCTTTTGCAAAAGTACAGTGCACATTCCCATCTTTTCCTGAAGATAaggcacaaaaatctggaataactcaagaggggggacaggcggcatctctggagagaaggaacgggttcgTCCCTCCAGATTTGCCACCTgtcccctctgagttactccacaattttgtgtctatcttcagttgaaaccagcaccCGCAATTCCTGCCGACCTACTTTTCCCCCATCCGTCTCTCTGGGAACCTCCCCATCAAATCTGTTTTGCAGCCGCCttacaaaataaaatgcaatgCACATTCCCATCCCATCTGTCCCTTTGGGAACCTCCCCTTTAAGCTGGCATatgccaacacccccccccccctccaactttCCAAAGTGCAATTCCATCCACCCCCCAAGATCACTCTACCAAACTCCCTTCTCAAATCTGCGTTTGCAGCCACCTCCCTCCCTTTGCAAAGTGCAATCCACATTCCCATCTGTCTCTCTGGGAACCTCCCCTTTAAATCTGCGCATGCAGCCCATCCCCTCCTTCACTTCACTTCACTTtcacttcacccccccccccccccccccccccccccaccccccactttccAAAGTGCAATGCTCATGACATTCCCACCTTTGCAATTGtgcaacacccccccccaccccccgggtcACTCTAAAAATAAAAACCTTCTCTTTTCAATTCTGCAAACCCATTGCAATTCCAACCCCCTCCTCTCGGGTCACTGATAAATAAAAACCTTCCCATTTCAATTCTGTTTTTGCAGCCCCCTTCGGTCACTTATATAAACCTCTTTTCAATCCTGTTTTTGCAGCCCCTTTGCAATGTcaacccccacctctccctctcgggTCACTTTTATAAACCTCTTTTCAATTCTGTTTTTGCAGCCCCTTTGCAAttccaacaaccccccccccccctatgggTTTACCCCAATAAATAAAAACCTTCTCTTTTCAATTCTGTTTTTGCAGCCCCATTGCAaatccaacccccacccccattgcaattccaccccccaccccccactgcaaTTCCAACCCCCCTTTGCAATAAGTGCAATGCACACATTTCCCCCCCTCTCAGGGGGCCCATGATCCGCCTGTCTGTggggccctccctccctccctgcccgtagtctgtctctctctctctctaaggtacacaaaaatgctggagaaactcagcatttccttcgctccatagatgctgctgcacccgccgagttcctccagcatttttgtgtaccttcgattttccagcatctgcagttccttcttgaacacgtctatccctctctctctctcccccccccccacttcgctATAGAGAGCGGGGCCGCCTGCAAGGGTGCACGCGCTCCGGGCCAGCGTTCCATTTGCCCCCCCTGGCGCCGTCGCCCCTGGTAACCCCGGGGGGGTTGAGGCAATTGGCAATTcccgcaccccctcccctcccctcccccccccaacatcgtcaGTCGCGGCGGAGAGAGGAGCCGCCATCTTTCCCCTCGCCGCGGCTTTTCGTCGACGGTTTGCCGCCCGCCACCGCGGCCGTTCGCCCCCCCTCTCGAct
This window contains:
- the rps27 gene encoding 40S ribosomal protein S27 isoform X1: MPLAKDLLHPSPEEEKRKHKKKRLVQSPNSYFMDVKCPGCYKITTVFSHAQTVVLCVGCSTVLCQPTGGKARLTEGCSFRRKQH
- the rps27 gene encoding 40S ribosomal protein S27 isoform X2 — encoded protein: MDVKCPGCYKITTVFSHAQTVVLCVGCSTVLCQPTGGKARLTEGCSFRRKQH